From Pseudomonas alcaligenes, a single genomic window includes:
- a CDS encoding DUF726 domain-containing protein, with amino-acid sequence MSRRFTFSSLSAEHCGSNEANIFIHGYSAGHTVEDRNTLLASIPESIRNHTNIFAFWPSSHFSRFNGNSIHVLSNSTRAHWGLGAAALVGDRTLHFLRIRSRAEEMGEMLLDQLSEHLRRYHLGVDTINLIGHSLGGRLVISCLKKLSKGQRHPLVINDVLLMAAAATVEPDTAQSMRGVVKGRLINAYSKSDWTLFMNPGEVCLGRNPAEHFENIKIKDFGHGDYWKKLPHVLTHVRFKTPAQEHDAEVMEEVSVDPDPELSPAPLQEVNLMSLELKTPGDIYQRVNDELERIVLLLSTQSTDPALNLAQQDARAMLGEQQATLTAQLKELQENAEWKTFTIAVYGETGAGKSTLIETLRILLQEPTKVAHQQAFRELQGKYQLSEASLQRLQQSIEQADTQLAALAQQLHATTEHHNRLHTEALNAVTGLRSLIAERKETASLWQKLIRLFKPMPEEAQLMLAEQHLPRVSAARDSAIELLSDQHSVAEQARQDLEQELAQRTEESASHLATLETLGDGEIIGDGRADFTRKTQRYDMRLNGQPFALLDVPGIEGNEGLVVNQIEKAVQTAHAVFYVTNQAAPPQTGDAQRKGTLEKIKEHLGAQTEVWTIFNKKITNPKHSLTDRPLISEDEAVSLVGLNEKMREQLGDHYRDVFSLSALPAFLASTDHFAPNSQNATRRNKILADFNAEELLEKTRLRAFLYLLNAKLLDGSDAKITRANFHKAKDALDQTVTALKEVKGKLSQLLESLRLDGQSAQVQLKGSFKSLKRRLESAGEAEIDTFISDVRKAMYERIDADIGNDEFKQAFSDTIDAQQKKLSKRLPVAISQEVERFQKEAEDILARFEAQARELTGIYAKLGKTNLQSQFDLRIKIDSGIKVGTLLVGLAGTIATAIFTGGTSLLVLAPALAGLVLSAYKAIRSAFSSDYKKSQQREAIDSNLREAAGQLRTLLHDGLKTSLADMEKKIRVLEQALEDPIKQTTGLVQLLGQSTDQLNILSRQIDNAGTL; translated from the coding sequence ATGAGTAGACGATTTACCTTCAGTAGTCTGTCAGCTGAGCATTGTGGTTCCAATGAAGCGAACATCTTCATTCACGGTTACAGCGCCGGTCATACCGTTGAAGATCGCAATACGTTGTTGGCGAGCATTCCTGAATCCATTCGGAACCATACGAATATTTTCGCCTTCTGGCCGTCCAGCCATTTCAGCCGCTTCAACGGCAATTCAATCCATGTGCTGAGCAATTCAACCCGAGCTCACTGGGGGCTGGGCGCAGCCGCACTGGTCGGTGATCGAACCCTTCACTTCCTCCGCATTCGCTCGAGGGCAGAGGAAATGGGTGAAATGCTGCTGGACCAGTTAAGCGAGCATTTACGCAGGTATCACTTGGGTGTCGACACCATTAATTTGATCGGCCACTCGCTCGGCGGGCGTCTGGTTATTAGCTGCCTTAAAAAGCTGTCAAAAGGACAGCGTCATCCTCTCGTTATCAATGACGTGTTGTTGATGGCGGCAGCAGCCACCGTTGAACCGGATACCGCGCAAAGCATGCGGGGTGTGGTTAAAGGTCGGTTGATCAACGCCTACTCTAAATCTGACTGGACGTTGTTCATGAATCCTGGAGAGGTTTGTCTGGGAAGGAACCCGGCTGAGCATTTCGAAAACATCAAGATCAAGGATTTCGGTCATGGCGATTACTGGAAAAAGCTGCCTCACGTTCTGACTCATGTGCGGTTCAAAACCCCCGCTCAAGAGCATGATGCCGAGGTTATGGAGGAGGTGTCCGTAGACCCTGATCCCGAGCTCTCGCCTGCACCGCTACAGGAAGTAAACCTCATGTCACTCGAACTCAAAACGCCCGGCGATATTTACCAAAGAGTCAATGATGAACTGGAGCGTATTGTTCTTTTACTGAGTACTCAATCGACCGATCCCGCGTTGAACTTGGCACAGCAGGACGCCCGAGCGATGCTGGGCGAGCAGCAAGCTACGTTGACGGCGCAGCTCAAGGAGTTGCAAGAAAACGCCGAGTGGAAAACGTTCACCATTGCGGTGTATGGCGAAACCGGGGCTGGTAAGTCGACGTTAATTGAAACCTTGCGCATTCTGTTGCAAGAGCCGACCAAGGTGGCGCATCAACAGGCATTCCGTGAGTTGCAAGGCAAGTACCAACTCAGTGAAGCTAGCCTACAGCGTCTGCAACAGAGCATTGAGCAAGCCGACACTCAATTGGCTGCGTTGGCGCAGCAGCTCCACGCCACGACCGAGCACCATAATCGGCTGCACACCGAAGCACTTAATGCTGTAACTGGTTTGCGCTCGTTGATAGCTGAGCGCAAGGAAACTGCCTCACTCTGGCAGAAGCTGATTCGCCTGTTCAAACCCATGCCCGAAGAGGCACAACTGATGCTCGCCGAACAGCATCTACCGCGAGTATCCGCTGCCCGTGATAGTGCTATCGAACTATTGAGCGACCAGCACAGTGTGGCAGAGCAAGCAAGACAGGACCTAGAGCAAGAACTGGCACAGCGCACGGAGGAAAGTGCTAGTCACCTGGCAACGCTGGAAACGCTGGGTGATGGCGAAATCATTGGCGATGGTCGTGCCGATTTCACTCGTAAAACTCAACGCTATGACATGAGACTGAACGGCCAGCCTTTTGCCTTGCTAGATGTGCCTGGCATTGAGGGCAATGAGGGGTTGGTGGTTAATCAGATCGAGAAGGCTGTGCAGACCGCTCATGCGGTGTTCTATGTCACCAACCAGGCGGCACCGCCGCAAACTGGCGACGCCCAACGCAAGGGCACCCTGGAAAAAATCAAAGAACATCTCGGTGCACAAACCGAGGTCTGGACGATCTTCAATAAGAAAATCACCAACCCCAAGCACTCGCTAACCGATCGTCCGTTAATTTCAGAAGACGAAGCTGTGAGTCTGGTAGGGCTGAACGAGAAAATGCGCGAGCAGCTTGGCGACCACTACCGCGACGTATTCTCGCTTTCTGCCTTGCCTGCGTTTTTGGCCTCAACCGATCACTTTGCCCCGAACTCGCAAAACGCCACTCGGCGTAACAAGATTCTTGCGGACTTCAATGCTGAAGAGCTGTTGGAAAAAACGCGTTTGCGTGCATTTTTGTACCTGCTCAATGCCAAGCTGCTTGATGGCAGTGACGCCAAGATCACCCGTGCCAACTTCCACAAGGCTAAGGATGCGCTGGACCAGACCGTCACAGCTCTGAAAGAGGTCAAGGGGAAGCTCAGCCAGCTATTGGAGAGCCTGCGCTTGGACGGCCAGAGTGCCCAGGTGCAATTGAAGGGCAGCTTTAAATCCCTGAAAAGACGCCTGGAGTCAGCTGGTGAAGCTGAGATAGATACATTTATCAGCGACGTGCGAAAAGCGATGTATGAGCGCATCGACGCCGATATCGGTAACGACGAGTTCAAGCAAGCGTTCAGTGACACTATCGATGCTCAGCAGAAAAAATTAAGCAAGCGCCTGCCAGTCGCAATCAGTCAAGAAGTCGAGCGTTTCCAAAAGGAAGCCGAAGACATTCTTGCCCGATTCGAAGCGCAGGCCCGCGAGCTCACAGGTATCTACGCCAAGCTCGGTAAAACCAATCTTCAGAGCCAGTTTGATCTCAGAATCAAGATCGATAGTGGGATCAAGGTTGGCACCTTGCTGGTTGGTCTGGCAGGTACGATTGCCACGGCGATTTTTACCGGCGGCACTAGCTTGTTAGTGCTGGCACCGGCGCTTGCCGGACTTGTGCTGTCTGCCTACAAAGCCATACGAAGCGCTTTCAGCTCCGACTACAAGAAGTCACAGCAACGCGAAGCCATCGATAGCAATCTGCGCGAAGCCGCGGGCCAATTACGCACCTTGCTACACGACGGATTGAAAACCTCCTTGGCAGACATGGAGAAAAAAATCCGCGTGCTAGAGCAGGCCCTCGAAGACCCTATCAAGCAGACCACTGGCCTGGTGCAGCTGTTGGGGCAGTCGACTGATCAGCTAAACATCCTTTCCCGCCAAATCGACAACGCAGGCACTCTGTAA